CTCGGTGTGACGATAAAGCGCACTTATCTTGGTGCGCACACCATCCCGGTGGAGTTTAAGGAGAGGCCTGACGACTATGTCGATCTCATCTGTCGGGATATGATTCCTAAAGTAGCGCAGCTAGGCTTGGCGGATGCTGTAGACGTCTACTGTGAGACCATCGCGTTTAGCCTGGCGCAGACCGAGCGCATCTTTAATGCAGCACTAGCTTGTGGGCTCTCGCTTAAGTGCCATGCAGAGCAGCTTTCAGACCTCGGTGCCTCGGCCCTCGCCGCGAGGCTTGATGCCTTATCGGTCGATCACTTGGAGTACCTGCCGGCCAAAGTGGTCGCCAAGCTGGCCGAGGGGCCCACGGTGCCTGTGCTGCTTCCCGGTTCGTTCTACTTTCTGCGTGAGACAAAAATCCCGCCGGTAGCTAGTATGCGCGCGCACAAAGTGGCCGTCGCCATCGCTACCGATTGTAATCCGGGGACTTCCCCCCTGCTCTCGCTCCCGCTTGCTATGAACATGGCCTGCACGCTCTTTAAACTTACGCCCGAGGAGGCCTTTCTAGGCGTCACTAAACACGCTGCCAAGGCCTTGGGGATAGAAAAAGAGCGCGGTACGCTTGAGATCGGTAAGCGTGCCGACATGGCGGTCTGGAACCTAACGCATCCGGCCGCTCTGTCCTACCAAATCGGCCATGCACCGTTACTTCAATTGGTCAAAGATGGTAAGTGTCTTTTGTCTAACGGACTCGCAGGCGGCTGATTTGTCGCAGGATCGACTGCTGTGCTTAATTTGGCAGCGTCAGACTGACCAATGTCCAGCATCATGGAATCTGAGAGTTGAGACACGTAATCAGCTAGGATCGTCCGCACGTCGTGTGCCGAGAGCGCTAGTGGGTCATAGTGAAAGGTGAGCGTCATAGCATCATGATACGTTACAACGCCAATCGCAAGGTTGGTATCAATCTTCACGGGTGGTAGTAACTCAAGACGCTTCAGCACTAAATGATCGATGACAACCTGGCCGTCACTGTTGTTTGGCAGGAGATGACGCCGAAAGCTAGGTCCAAGATTGCTTAGTACAACCGTGGCGGCGCATTTCCAATAGCCGGGACGCTTCAAGGCTAGGGTCAGGAGTCCCGGCACAAATGTCAGCAGCTTGGGGACGAAGGCGATGGCGAGTGCCAAACGATGCGATTTGATGCGCTTTGTCTCGGTCGTAATGCTGGTCATCAATTCATGCGGCTGCCTCAACTCAGCGTCCGTGCGGTCCAGGGCATACATCCCCATGTAGTTAGCGATTGGCAGATGATCATCATGCGGGGTGCGCATATTCACAGGCATACAGAGGCGGATGGTACGTCTTTTGCTGCCAGACTTGTTAAATTTAGCGAGGCTGAGAAACAGGTCGCGCAATAAAAGATCGTTGAGCGTGCCATGAAAAGCCCGTGCACAACGTTTGAGTGCTGCTGTAGATTCAGGACTAAACGTATAATTGATACTCGTCGGTGATTTTTTTTGCCGGTAATCCAACGCGGTCGGCGAGTCTTGCCGCCGTCGCGCCAAGGGTCTTGGGATGACAGCGTAGTAGGTAAACGTAGTCCTTAGGTCTATGGGTAGCCTTTTGACGATTTGCCAAAAGCTCAGATCAAAGTATCCACGTCTGGTAAACCGCCGCACTGCATGTGGCGGTAGCGCCTCATCTGCGACGGTCCTTTGCCAGACTGCCGCCCCGTTGGCATAGGCCTCAAATAACTTCTCAAGAAATCTGAGACCTCCAGTGCCGTCGGTGACTGCATGATGGAGTTGTAAATACCACTCGCTTGACTCATTATCTTCGCGGACGAAAAGTCTAAGCCCTGGTTCTTTACTTAGGTCGAATCCGAGTTGTCCAGGCCGAGGGAAGTTAAGCGGCGTACCTTTGGGTGCTACATCCAGAAACACTTCGGTGTCGGCATCTTCACGCCATCTTAAAAGAAATCTAAATTTAAAAAAGTTAGTGTATAGGCGCGAGCGCAATAGCGGTTGTTGACTTGCCGTATATTGTAGAGACCGTTTTAATCGTTCCCTGTCAACGCGGCCGGTAAATGTCGCCTTCAGCCAAAACACCATCGGATGACGCTGCGTGTCATCGGCGAGCATATAATGTTCGAAGCCAACAACGGGCCAAAGGCGCCTACGCACGGCGCCGGAAGTAAAAGCCATCGGGTCCTCATGGTGCATCCAAAGCGAAGCGGTGAAGCTACAGAGAGTACCTGCAAGTGGGTAGTCTTTTTTGCCTAAAATAGGTGGTTTTTCGCGGAAAAAATTGCCCTTTGCTCGCCTACTGATAGCATTTCGACTAAAATAGGAACTTGAGATTTCCTATTTAGACACATCGCAATCAGATCACCATGGCCTACCAACTTAAAGAGTACGCGACACGTCAGGAC
This genomic stretch from Deltaproteobacteria bacterium harbors:
- a CDS encoding imidazolonepropionase codes for the protein MAQRLWDKVWINATVATANGGYGIIESGAIAAKDGRIAWLGPLTEIPTSPAAGASTVIDCRGGCITPGLIDCHTHVVYAGDRLREFEQRLKGATYQEIAEAGGGIKATVQATRAASEDDLLAASRERVKAMMASGTTTLEVKSGYGLDIENELKMLRVAQRLEADLGVTIKRTYLGAHTIPVEFKERPDDYVDLICRDMIPKVAQLGLADAVDVYCETIAFSLAQTERIFNAALACGLSLKCHAEQLSDLGASALAARLDALSVDHLEYLPAKVVAKLAEGPTVPVLLPGSFYFLRETKIPPVASMRAHKVAVAIATDCNPGTSPLLSLPLAMNMACTLFKLTPEEAFLGVTKHAAKALGIEKERGTLEIGKRADMAVWNLTHPAALSYQIGHAPLLQLVKDGKCLLSNGLAGG